A window of Gallus gallus isolate bGalGal1 chromosome 3, bGalGal1.mat.broiler.GRCg7b, whole genome shotgun sequence genomic DNA:
AGTATCAAGAAGAGCCAGCAGAAGGTATCAAAGTCCCTTGAGGAGAGAAGGGATTACTCAAGGGGCCAGCCGgtgctgagccagcagcagctgtggccgCATCCTCAGTTTTATCCATTAATTATAGCTGCCTGGGAGCTGGGCACAGGGAGAGCCGTAGACCAGCTCCTCTCTTCTCTGGCATCTCCCAGTCTGGAATTCTGCCAGCGTCCCCCACCTCAATCCCACACAGCTGGGGCTGAAGCCTAGGGAAGCAGGGGAAGGCACAACAGCCTGAAGTCTGCACCTGCTGGTAGAGTTGTGCTGGTTCTTCATCACTTTTTCTGTAGCTTAAAGGGTggagaggaaggggggggggggggggctagcacagctcctgctggagcTAGTTTGCCATCTGGCATTTGGATGAGATGCAAGGGGCTGAGTGGGAGTCAGCAGAGAGGCCTGAATCTTCTGGCCTGATGCTGGGGAGATCTCAGcgagaggaaaggagagagtgctccagcagcgaggagaggggctgcagacaggagctgcagggtccctgggcacagctcctgcccgcctggaggttttcaagattCTGTCGAGAAAGCATATgatctgaaaaatgcatttgaaatacGAGAAGAGCCAATTAAACTATCTAGCCTAGGGAATTCCAGCACCAGCATCAGAAAGTGCATCCAccctgccaccagcagcaagCATCCTAGGAGGAGGGGGTTCCCCGTGGTGgagtgctgccagctgctgagcCTCCCACCTGCCAGCATCCTCAGGCTCTTTAGTAGGATCGTTCCCCTCACCTCCTGCTTGGTTCCTGTGTCACAGCGGAAAGGCCAGAGCAAAATGAGcttcacagctcctgctgctttcagcaccCAGGGGTGAGCCTGCAGGAcgggctgggagctgagcaccACTCCCCACCATGCgttgcaggcagcagctgggctggctcctgtgagcagggcagggggctggaaGGTGGGAGGTGGAACCAAATCTAAGCTAATTAAGGGTAATTACTGCTCttcccaggaagctgtgggagacagaatcCACAATCAACCCCTCTATTAATAGCTGTCAGCAGCTGCGCAGTTCCTGCTAGGACCCAGGGAGAGTGGAAAGCTttggaggagaagcagcacGCATGCATGCAGTGCTCCTCATCCCATCAGTGCTCCCCATTCCTTCAATGCTGGCTTCACAGGGAGCTATTTCCTCTCCTGTTCCTTTCACCATTTCCTCTAGGGCTGTAGGAGACGTTGAGCGCTTTCTAGCAGCATTTTCCAGAGGAACCAACAGGAGGAAGGCCTGTAGACAGGGCTTCGGGTCTTGTCCCCACTCCTCAGCATCTTCATTTTGTCCAGCCCCCATCAGTCTGGCAACTTTCTGTGCTTCCCTGAGCTTCCCATTGAAGCAGCACGAGCTGCTTTGCAAGGAGAGTCCCTGGAAGCAAGGACAGACCTCACCAGCTCCTGCCTAGGAGCAACAACAAACCATGCCTGACAGATTGGGGCGCCCCACCGCAGAAGCCACCCCACGTGGCATAAAGAACTTGGATAAAATTGTGTCCTAAACTGCAGTGAATTCTGGCCATTGTGATGTGACGTGAGGACAAAAGGGGCCGCAGGAGATGCCCTAACAGGGCTGGCTGGGAGGATTCAtgcatagatttttttcccctctcactGCTGCTACCTCCAGATGCCACTACAAGCACACAGCCTGCCGCGTGCTGCAGGCAAGAGACTTGCCAGATGCACTGTGCAGTCCCTGAGGAGGCAGCTGGTGCTCGTTTCGTCCCATCGGGGAGAAACCCAGCAGGCCATTAGAGGCAAGGAGAgccgctgtgctgcaggagagacAGCACCTGGGCAGCCCAGCCACCTCCTCTGCTCGGGCACACAACTGCACACGCTGCCCCTTGGAAATGGCAGCAGTCCCTGCCCAGTGAcgctgccacagagctgctgccatcactgcagggctgtcagcagtccttgtgctgtgtgctgctggttgAGGACTCCCCACGGGCTCCTGCGCCCTCTCACAAAGCCTGAGGTTTTGGTGCTGCAGAGATCGCGCTCAGTTATGAGCTTAGTTCTGTGGCAGATCAAGCaaggatttttcctttctctcctcagaGTGGTGTGGTGCTGCATTCACCCTATGAAGCTCCACTACCAGCGAGTCCTTACAAAGACACAAAGAAGCCAGAGTGGGAGAAGCCAGGCAGGGTAACACATTTCTAGTCTCACGCCTGGGACACCAAATGGGTCACCATTGGGCCATCAGCCTCAACAGCATCCCAGCCTCAGATGCCCTGTAGGATGTGCTCCCCCCATCAATGCACTGGCTCCACTCCTAGTTATTGTAGTATTAGCTTCTAACAAAGCTATGCTGCTCTCTAGCTCATCTGCATTGCCTACAATGGACACCCTGCACACCCTGCTGGAACACATGCATAGAAATAAGTGTTCAGGTAGTCATCAGAGGAAGAGGTAACGCAGGCATTTTTAAGGTGCTGCTCCTTGTGCTCAATGATTCAAGATCCGACTGCATCCCATTCCACAGCTGACTGCAGTACGTGGGCCATACTGCCTCTGGGATCCCATGGCTCTGGGCAGACCCAGCCGGACCCCAAATCCTTCATAGCACAGCACCCGCATCACGTTACCACGAGGTGGGCCGAAGGCTTTGCCGTTGCAGGCTGCTTGaaggctctgctcagtgcaagAGAGAACATTTATGGTTACGTATTGCCCTCGGTCTTCGTTTTTCAAGATCTAGAAAGCCCTGAAGACGTTTAAACACCAGCGTGGCCCCCAGGCCGCCTCGCTCATCCCCAGCACTGGGGGCCAGCAGTGCCACCGGCCTCCAGACAAAGCACATTGCTGCTGAGATCGGCTTCACACCGCCGGCAGTCCCGCAGCACGCCTCAGGCTCCTGATGCTTTTTTAGGCCTAAACGCCTGTTGTTGGCTGTGAAGTCTTCGGGGTAATCTCGGGTCGCATCTTCACGAGCAGGAGGTGGATTTTAAACGAAAGGCAGcgcagcagctgagctggtgctGTACCCACTGCCGAGCCCGTCGGCGCTGTGCAAGGCCCATTTCAGCCGCAAAATCTGTGGGCAAATACGGAGCCGCTTCCATCTGAGACGGGGGAAAAACGCGACGCGCGCTTTCAGCCCTTCTGTTGGCTCCACGTATCGCGCGGCGCTATGCGTGCAGTCCCTACGCGTGCCGCCGCCGACGCTGCCCCCGAAGCCCGGCCTGCTTCCCAACGCGCCGTTGCCGGGCTGGGGCCACGGCCCGCCCTGCAGCCACCGCGTCCCCGGATACCGACGGCCGCCCCGGCGACGGCCGCGTCCCCAACGGTGAGGGGCGGCGGGTGCGGGGTCGGGGGCGGCGGAGGGGGAGAGACGGGGAGTTGGGCTGCGCGTCTGACGGGCCGTGGGCGGGGCAGCCCGCTGCTTTCCGTGCCAACCTGCGCGCCTTCCCCCCGCCCCGGTTCCTAAAGAGCTTTCCCGCTCCTGAGGCCCCTCCCGGCGGCGGgcctcacctctgctggtgtCACACAGGCCCGTGTCGCGGCCCTCGGCACCGGTTGGGTCGTGGTGGCTACGCGAGCCGTATTCCCGAATGTCCGCCTGGCCTCATTCTGCCTGATATCCAGTTACAGCCAAATGCCATTATATTTGGAGCTAAGTAGATTCCTCGTCTGAcgtgcattatttttttttccctttacttAAGGCCCATTGCGGAGACTCTTGAGGAGCTGCAGTATGCTGCCCTAATGGATCCTTAGCATCAGCCCTTCTGTGCGAGTGCCCGGGAGCGCTGCCAGGCCGTGCTGCTGGGCGTGGGGCTGCCGGCCGTGTCTCCTCTCACCCGCACACggtgagcacagcacaggggcagGGAGAGCCGCCGGCACGTCCAGGGTGCTGCAGCAACGTCCTGAGAGAGCTTCATCCtgttctgagctgtgctgggaatgCCGCTTCAGCCGGGGGCGTAACCGTACTCAGGGTGAACCAAAAAAGCAGATGGCCATTCCCAGAGCAAAGCAGGTGCAGCCGGAAGGTTGGTTTGCTGTTTAAATGCATGCTCACCATCTTCCAGCCCTTTTCTGACCACAGAAAAGCCATCAGAAGCCCCGtttagctgtgactggcctgggGGACGGAGTGACACAGATGCTTTTTGATAGAGGGTGAAGGGCTGAGCAAGGAGAAAGCATTTTCCCCAGTCACCTCACCTCTGTCAGTGCCACCTCGCTGCCGtccggctgtgctgtgcccttcTGCAAAAGCCCAGCAAGCACCAGGAGCTCAGTTTTCAGCAGGGTTGTGCAGTCAGTTCTCCCCTCTTTCCTCTCAACAGCAGAGGCAGCAAGCTGGCAAAGCCCGCTGCAAAGCTTTCAGGGAAAGAGATCATGCCGGCTGAGGCAGCACAAGCTGGGATTGTGCACAAGCAGAGAAGGGATTGAAGGGCTGTAGGGCTGAGGAATGCTGTAGGGCACGGTGCTGAGGGGCGCTTGGCTTCTACTCATGACATCTTCCTTTTGACTCTGCCCTTTGCCGTGAGCCATGCTCTGGGTCTTATAGGAAGCCGCCCTCACTTCTGATGCTGCCAGCCCATGTCCTGCCTGATGCTGCTTTTAGGTGCCTCTAACCCATATGGCCCAGTAAGGATCAGCATGGCTCTGCACACCCTGACGTAGGGTCAACAAGGCTGGGCACTTCTGCTGGAGCCAGGATTCAAGAGGCAGGCTCATTGCTCGTACCCATCAGGGCTTCCAGACTATCGCTGCACACGTGGATGTAACAGCTGAGGTTACAGCTCCTGAGGTTGGGGTGGGAAGCAGCAAATGGGAAGGTTTAGTCTGGGAAAGCTCTGCACGGCTAATAGGACCGAGCATCCTGCCTTCTGCTCCAGGCTGGTTCTTTTAGCTCTTATCTGCTGATGCTCAGGGTGGGTCTGGACAGGTCTGAACCGTCTCATCAGTTAATGGATGTTTGGAAGGAGTTCAGCAGGAGAGTAATTGAGCGAAGTATTAAAAAGTGCATGCACTTATAGTAAGCATCTGTCTGTAAATACAGGCAAACTGGATCAGACCAGGAGATGATGTGGCCTGGTATCCCCTTCTGGCAGTGACTATAAGCAGGTGGAAAACCACAAGTATGTGTTCCTTTCTTCCAGTACTCTCCCCGCCTCCAACCATCTTCTTCAGCTCAGACTGAGCCAGGTGTGGCTTCTGAGCACTGACTCTTTCACACagggtttcttttccttgaacttctcctgcagcctctgcagactgtcagcacctgcagcatcctgcggcaaggcaaggcattcCCCAGTGAAGAACCCCCTTTTCCCTTTGGTTTAAGCCCATCCCGACAGCTTTGcctatttcttttctggaaCAGACAGCGAGCAATCAATTCTTGTCCATCCTCTTCAACAGCACTTGAATTAATACCGCCTTATTATCTGTTTATCCCATGTGCTATCTAAAGACCTCTTTGTGCAAGGCGCTGCATAAAGATAAGGCTCAACAACACTTGCTTTGTTGCGGTGCTCTGggtgcaagcagagcagcagaaggacTGGCTGAGACTGTGTGATGAAATAGCATGAGCCGAGCACCCGTCTGGCCAGCCTCCATCTAAGGCTGCCTTTTTCTTGATCAGGCAGCCCGGCTGGAAAGCGCAGTGGTGTTTTCCTGATCCCGATCCATTCTCCTCGTGCTTCTACCGAAGGAGCAGCGGGCCCTGAGCAGGATGCAGCAGGCggtgggggatgggggcagaGCTGTCCCCTCGCTGCGTGCTTCCCAAAGCAGGCTCATGGCTGACTCGTTCTGCGTGCACCGCATCATCGAGGATCCCGAGTGGTGCCTCATCGCCGTCCCCCCCCTCACcgagctgtgcctgcagcacatCGTCCAGAATTTCACAAGTAAGCGTGGGGAGGAGTGCTGGGTTTtgggggagcggaggggcagcgaGGCAGGCGGAGGCAGCTGGAAGGCGCGGTGCGGTACCCAGCCCTGCCAATGGAGCAGATGGGGAAAACTGTCTCCTCAGGCAGCTAGTTAGACGAACTGCTTGGTTGCTAAGTATGTACTTGTACGCTACAGGGGTGGCTTTCGTCTTCTGGGCTGCTATCCAGGACGTGACTCTACCCTAACCTTGTCCTGTGGCTTCTTCTTCCTGCTGGACTCAGCTTGGCTGCGAGCAGAGCTCTGAAGTCTCTGGTTCCCACTCCTGGGTTGCGCATTACAGCAGCACGCAAGGATGCAGCCCCATTTCTGCAACTCATAAAAGGATGCAGAAATACTCCCATCTCAAATACATGTTGTGCTCACAGCCTCAGGCTTCCTCCACAGCCCTTGGTGGGGATGTGACAAGTTCTGTCCTCAGGCAGCGAATGTGCTTTTGAAGCAGGTGGGTGGATGAAGCATAGTAAAGTGTAAAAAGCGCATCTCATCTGGAACTGActgggagaggggaaagaaagggacagcCCATTACTcagtggagcagcagcaaataTCAAAGACAGGTCTAAGGATGTGTCCATGCTGGGGCTGTAactacacacacatacatacagaaaGAGTCATTTTCTGCCATCTTAGCGCCCTGCGCCATCTGACAGATACTGAGAGGTGAATCAGTGTCAGCAGGGGGCCTGGGCAGAACTGTAGGGCCACCCCTGATTCCTGCAGCCCAGACCAACCTCTCCTCCTCTCCGTTCTCCCCAGACAACCCTGTTTTAGATCGTCTTCCGCCTGAGGACCAAAGGAAGGTGCTGGCCAGGCTTCCCACAGGCCTTCCGCTCACTGTCACCGCCAACCTAATAAGTGATGAGGGCTACTGGAAGAGGTGCTGCACCGAGCGCTGGCAAGTGTGTGACATCTCCAACCACGGAGGCAGCTGGAAGCGGATGTTCCTTGAACGTCACCTGGAGAACATCCTGAAATGCTTTGTCCCCAACACCACGGACCCCGACCGGGTTCTGGAGCTCATCCCGCTCTGCAGAGACTATGTGCGGAAACTGGAGGTTGATCAGTTCCTGCCACCCGTGAAGGAGGATGAAAAGGAGGAGACGGATGACCTTTCCGATTCAGGGAGTGATTTGGGGTTTGGCGAGGTCTACATTCATCACTATGACCTGGGAGCCCTCGTTCCTGCTCTCCCTCTCCTTGAAGAGCTTCATCTTACTTACGGCGTGAAGGACTGTGGCATGAACTTTGAGTGGAACCTCTTTAACTTCACCTACCAGGACTGTTGCAACCTGGCTGCTGCCGTGAAGATGTGTCACAACTTGAAGGTAACGTATCCCAAAATGAACCTTTCTTCTTCAGCTCAGTCTTGAAATTGCCTAGAGGAAGAAACCCAGGGGCCCGTTTTGCTTGCTGTCAGCACCCTTCCCTTTGTAAAGGGAGGTGAATCCTATCTCTGCTGATCCGTGGGCTTGAAGGGTTGTGCAAAGCCCGGCCCAAAGCACTGGCTGTTTTATTCTCCTTTACCCTCACAGGTTTTCAAGCTGACACGCAGCAACGTGGATGATGACAGGACCAGACTGCTGGTCCGCAGCTTGCTGGATCACCCCTCCTTGGTGGAGCTGGACTTATCCCACAACCTCATCGGGGACAAGGGGGCACAAGCTGTCAGCAAGCTCCTCAACCACAGCAAGTTAGAAATCCTCCATCTGTGTAACAACCAGATCCGTGATGAGGGTGCCCAGGCTCTGGCCCAAGCGCTGGCAAAGAACTGCACCCTGACCTCCCTGAATCTGCGCCTCAACCACGTGGAGGACAAGGGTGGGGAGGCGATGGGCTGTGCGCTGCTGACCAACACCACCCTGAAGTCCCTCCACCTGGGAGGCAACAGGCTTGCAGAGCCGACAGCTGTGCTTTTCTCCCAGGTCCTCACTCAGAACTCCACCCTGACTTGTATCAACTTCTCATGCAATCCCATCGGGCCGGTAAGAGAAAcacctcctccctgcagcttGGCATCCTGCATGGATGCGTGGTTTGATGTCTGGACGTGGTCCTGGGCAAGCTCATGGGGCCCCTGCTTAAGCAGAgggttggaccaggtgacctgCAGAGGTCCCTGCTGACCTCACCCATCCTGAGATTCTATTGCAAAGCAAATGCTGAGCCTGATCTGCCTCCAAGCCATGGGGCAAATGCATCCCTTGCTATCTGCAGTCTTGCTGTGATAACAGTCAGCTGCAAGCAGTGAATAGACAACAGTAGACAGTAGGATGGAGGTCTTCCATGGTGACACACATTTGGATCACTCACATGTATCTGACGGGGCTCTCA
This region includes:
- the TCTE1 gene encoding dynein regulatory complex subunit 5, yielding MQQAVGDGGRAVPSLRASQSRLMADSFCVHRIIEDPEWCLIAVPPLTELCLQHIVQNFTNNPVLDRLPPEDQRKVLARLPTGLPLTVTANLISDEGYWKRCCTERWQVCDISNHGGSWKRMFLERHLENILKCFVPNTTDPDRVLELIPLCRDYVRKLEVDQFLPPVKEDEKEETDDLSDSGSDLGFGEVYIHHYDLGALVPALPLLEELHLTYGVKDCGMNFEWNLFNFTYQDCCNLAAAVKMCHNLKVFKLTRSNVDDDRTRLLVRSLLDHPSLVELDLSHNLIGDKGAQAVSKLLNHSKLEILHLCNNQIRDEGAQALAQALAKNCTLTSLNLRLNHVEDKGGEAMGCALLTNTTLKSLHLGGNRLAEPTAVLFSQVLTQNSTLTCINFSCNPIGPDGGKQLLEGLRCNQTMTEFDLRLAEVGEESEYLISQMLWANRDAARLQPVLQQPAEPL